One Lacipirellulaceae bacterium DNA window includes the following coding sequences:
- a CDS encoding response regulator, whose amino-acid sequence MSTKLEQLETAGNQSTMSRLLIVDDNVALARVTQFAFDKAGFDTKTACNGAVALELARNESFDMVITDQQMPVMSGTELCRELRVIEEYAQTPIVMLTAKGLELELDQLREELDIQAIFPKPFSPSSIVEAVQKMLAVAV is encoded by the coding sequence ATGAGTACGAAACTCGAACAACTTGAAACCGCTGGAAACCAGTCGACTATGTCACGGCTGCTGATTGTCGACGACAACGTCGCCCTAGCTCGAGTTACGCAGTTCGCTTTTGATAAGGCAGGTTTCGATACCAAAACCGCATGTAATGGTGCGGTCGCTCTCGAGCTTGCTCGCAATGAATCGTTCGACATGGTCATCACCGACCAACAGATGCCTGTGATGAGCGGCACCGAATTGTGCCGCGAATTACGTGTCATTGAAGAGTACGCCCAAACCCCCATCGTCATGCTCACGGCGAAGGGCTTGGAGCTAGAGCTCGACCAGCTTCGGGAAGAATTGGACATCCAGGCGATTTTCCCGAAGCCGTTTAGCCCTTCTTCGATTGTTGAAGCCGTTCAGAAGATGCTCGCTGTCGCTGTTTAG
- a CDS encoding type II secretion system protein — protein sequence MSKRRGFTLIELVVVILILGILAGVAAPRLFQASEEAADNGLRQTLTVVRDALELFAARNGGATPRTDTVANFHTDLQPFLRGDFPICPVGPPAAQNNGVEFVSGSSTTGNASPTTGWKYNSTLNEFICNNSNATASDNTITYDQL from the coding sequence GTGAGCAAGCGACGCGGATTTACACTGATCGAACTAGTAGTCGTTATCCTGATCTTGGGCATTCTCGCGGGCGTAGCAGCCCCGCGATTGTTCCAAGCCTCGGAAGAAGCAGCTGATAATGGGTTGAGGCAAACTCTCACGGTCGTGCGAGATGCACTTGAGTTGTTCGCTGCTCGTAATGGTGGTGCGACGCCTCGAACGGACACTGTCGCTAACTTTCACACAGATCTGCAACCTTTTTTGAGGGGTGATTTTCCGATCTGCCCTGTCGGACCTCCAGCTGCCCAGAATAATGGCGTCGAGTTTGTGAGCGGGTCAAGCACCACAGGCAATGCTTCGCCAACAACTGGATGGAAATATAACTCGACCTTGAACGAGTTTATCTGCAATAACTCGAACGCGACGGCTAGTGACAACACCATCACCTACGATCAACTGTAG